In Eupeodes corollae chromosome 3, idEupCoro1.1, whole genome shotgun sequence, a single genomic region encodes these proteins:
- the LOC129948859 gene encoding tubulin beta-1 chain → MREIVHIQAGQCGNQIGAKFWEIISDEHGIDATGAYHGDSDLQLERINVYYNEASGGKYVPRAVLVDLEPGTMDSVRSGPFGQIFRPDNFVFGQSGAGNNWAKGHYTEGAELVDSVLDVVRKEAESCDCLQGFQLTHSLGGGTGSGMGTLLISKIREEYPDRIMNTYSVVPSPKVSDTVVEPYNATLSVHQLVENTDETYCIDNEALYDICFRTLKLTTPTYGDLNHLVSLTMSGVTTCLRFPGQLNADLRKLAVNMVPFPRLHFFMPGFAPLTSRGSQQYRALTVPELTQQMFDAKNMMAACDPRHGRYLTVAAIFRGRMSMKEVDEQMLNIQNKNSSYFVEWIPNNVKTAVCDIPPRGLKMSATFIGNSTAIQELFKRISEQFTAMFRRKAFLHWYTGEGMDEMEFTEAESNMNDLVSEYQQYQEATADEDAEFEEEQEAEVDEN, encoded by the exons atgagGGAAATCGTTCACATTCAAGCTGGTCAGTGCGGAAACCAAATTGGAGCTAAG ttTTGGGAAATTATCTCCGATGAGCATGGAATTGATGCCACAGGCGCATACCATGGTGATAGTGACCTGCAATTGGAACGCATCAATGTCTACTACAATGAGGCATCCGGTGGTAAATATGTTCCACGAGCAGTTCTCGTCGATTTAGAACCCGGCACCATGGACTCTGTGCGATCAGGTCCATTTGGACAAATTTTCCGCcccgacaattttgttttcggACAATCCGGTGCTGGAAACAACTGGGCCAAGGGTCATTACACAGAAGGTGCCGAATTGGTCGATTCCGTGTTAGATGTTGTCCGCAAAGAAGCCGAATCATGTGATTGCCTGCAGGGATTCCAACTTACACACTCATTGGGAGGTGGTACCGGATCCGGTATGGGCACCCTTCTCATCTCAAAAATCCGCGAAGAATACCCCGACAGAATCATGAACACATACTCAGTCGTACCATCACCAAAAGTATCAGACACCGTTGTTGAACCCTACAATGCCACACTCTCAGTGCATCAGCTTGTCGAGAACACAGACGAAACCTACTGCATTGATAACGAGGCTCTCTACGATATCTGCTTTAGGACCCTGAAGCTGACCACTCCAACCTACGGTGATTTGAACCATTTGGTGTCGCTGACTATGTCCGGAGTAACCACCTGCCTTCGTTTCCCTGGTCAACTGAACGCTGATCTCCGTAAATTGGCTGTCAACATGGTACCTTTCCCACGTTTGCACTTCTTCATGCCCGGCTTtgctccattgacatcaaggGGATCCCAACAATACCGTGCATTGACCGTACCTGAGTTGACACAACAGATGTTCGATGCCAAGAACATGATGGCTGCCTGCGATCCAAGACACGGACGTTATTTGACTGTTGCTGCCATCTTCCGTGGACGCATGTCAATGAAGGAAGTCGACGAACAAATGCTCAACATCCAAAACAAGAACAGCAGCTACTTCGTCGAATGGATTCCAAACAACGTCAAGACAGCCGTGTGCGATATTCCACCAAGAGGATTAAAGATGTCTGCCACTTTCATTGGTAACTCCACTGCCATCCAGGAACTGTTCAAGCGTATTTCAGAACAATTCACCGCTATGTTCCGTCGTAAGGCTTTCTTGCATTGGTACACCGGAGAAGGTATGGATGAGATGGAGTTCACTGAAGCCGAAAGCAACATGAACGATTTGGTGTCCGAATACCAGCAATACCAAGAAGCCACCGCTGATGAAGACGCCGAGTTCGAGGAAGAACAAGAAGCCGAAGTTGATGAAaactaa